The window TGTCTACCTTAAAGTTGCTATAGAAATCCTCGTAGGATTCGAACTCCGTACGGGGCAGGAATTTATCTATCAATGCCACAATCAGCTCCTTTACATTACCACAGCGATAAACCGGGCGCGCTTGCCCCCAAGGGCTTTCATGCCATGGGGTTCATTGGAATCATAATAAATGCAATCCCCGGGATTGAGTTCCATCTCGTGGCCCCCAACGGAAATAAGGAGTTTGCCCTCGAGAAGATAATCGAATTCCTGGCCCGGGTGGGTATTGATGCTCAGAGGCTTCTGCCCGGTATCCGCACTGGCTTCAACCAGGAAGGGTTCGGCCTTTTTAAGATGAAAATTGTAAGCCAGGTTCCAATAACCGTACATGGGCCTCCGGCTCACTTCAGGGGCTTCCGCAGCCCTGGTGAGGCAAAAC is drawn from Leadbettera azotonutricia ZAS-9 and contains these coding sequences:
- a CDS encoding helix-turn-helix domain-containing protein; the encoded protein is MSETTKEIIQRVKVLREIEEISAETLAKELGFDQAEYNQWESGEKDFSIGALVEIAARFKVDLSELVTGNTSKLKTFCLTRAAEAPEVSRRPMYGYWNLAYNFHLKKAEPFLVEASADTGQKPLSINTHPGQEFDYLLEGKLLISVGGHEMELNPGDCIYYDSNEPHGMKALGGKRARFIAVVM